A genomic window from Streptomyces sp. MST-110588 includes:
- a CDS encoding aminotransferase class III-fold pyridoxal phosphate-dependent enzyme, with amino-acid sequence MSLTNGENSGVAAALDTDVDEGRARERDRRFVWHPWSPVEASGQDALVLVSGRGDRVRDAAGREYLDAMACALNSSCGYAHPALVAAAERQMSLLPHYDLSVGTHLPVGRVAERLGALLPEGLGRTLFLNSGSEATEAAVRIAHDYWTNKGEPRSRIVTFAAGYHGTTYIAQHLSGLPTNAVYGAEPFPVTRVRPSLPARELRTPEALPALVQEFEHAVLDGTPPAAVFVEPLLNVGGGVVLPAGFLRALRELCDRCGTLLIVDEVFCGFGRTGRMFGFEHDGVTPDLVTMSKGLSGGYVPFAALSTTEEVYASFAADPLLGGLRYGHTTGGHAVACAVALAVLDVIEERKLVQASATLGEQLLAGLRPLLDHREVLDVRGLGLVATVECAGPEVAAELVAGARARGVLLRRQGAAVMAIPPLVIGESGVAELVSVTGQALAAL; translated from the coding sequence ATGTCGCTTACCAACGGTGAGAACTCCGGCGTGGCCGCCGCCCTGGACACCGACGTGGACGAGGGCCGCGCCCGTGAGCGTGACAGGCGCTTCGTATGGCACCCGTGGTCCCCTGTGGAGGCGTCCGGCCAGGACGCTTTGGTCCTGGTGTCCGGCCGGGGAGACCGGGTACGGGACGCGGCGGGGCGCGAGTACCTCGACGCCATGGCCTGCGCGCTGAACTCCAGTTGCGGGTACGCCCATCCCGCGCTGGTCGCGGCGGCCGAACGGCAGATGTCCCTGCTGCCGCACTACGACCTGAGCGTGGGCACGCATCTGCCGGTCGGACGCGTCGCCGAGCGGCTCGGCGCGCTGCTGCCCGAAGGACTCGGCCGTACGCTGTTCCTCAACAGCGGCTCGGAGGCGACCGAGGCCGCGGTGCGGATCGCCCACGACTACTGGACCAACAAGGGCGAGCCCCGCAGCCGGATCGTCACCTTCGCCGCCGGCTACCACGGCACGACCTACATCGCCCAGCATCTGTCCGGGCTGCCGACCAACGCCGTGTACGGCGCCGAGCCCTTCCCCGTCACCCGGGTGCGGCCCTCGCTCCCGGCGCGGGAGCTGCGGACGCCCGAGGCCCTGCCCGCACTCGTCCAGGAGTTCGAGCACGCCGTGCTGGACGGCACGCCGCCCGCCGCGGTGTTCGTCGAGCCGCTGCTCAATGTGGGCGGAGGAGTGGTGCTGCCGGCCGGGTTCCTGCGGGCGCTGCGCGAACTGTGCGACCGCTGCGGAACCCTGCTGATCGTGGACGAGGTGTTCTGCGGATTCGGCCGTACCGGGCGGATGTTCGGCTTCGAGCACGACGGTGTCACGCCGGATCTGGTGACCATGAGCAAGGGGCTGAGCGGCGGGTACGTGCCGTTCGCGGCGCTGAGCACGACGGAGGAGGTCTACGCGTCCTTCGCGGCCGACCCGCTCCTGGGCGGCCTGCGCTACGGGCACACGACCGGGGGGCACGCGGTGGCCTGCGCGGTGGCGCTGGCCGTGCTCGACGTCATCGAGGAACGCAAGCTGGTCCAGGCGTCCGCGACGCTGGGCGAACAGCTCCTGGCGGGCCTGCGCCCGCTGCTGGACCACCGGGAGGTTCTCGATGTGCGGGGGCTGGGCCTGGTGGCGACGGTCGAGTGCGCCGGTCCCGAGGTGGCGGCGGAACTGGTGGCCGGGGCCAGGGCCCGCGGGGTGCTGCTGCGCCGGCAGGGCGCCGCCGTGATGGCCATACCGCCGCTGGTCATCGGCGAGAGCGGGGTGGCGGAGCTGGTAAGCGTGACGGGCCAGGCCCTTGCCGCGCTGTGA